From a region of the Sesamum indicum cultivar Zhongzhi No. 13 linkage group LG3, S_indicum_v1.0, whole genome shotgun sequence genome:
- the LOC105158542 gene encoding probable calcium-binding protein CML18 produces MERNSDSNQQHDEVEKVFNKFDANGDGKISSAELGAVLNGLGSAMSADEVERVMLELDTDGDGFIDLNEFKAFHYGGGDEGRELKDAFDLYDKDKNGRISASELHGVLRNLGEKCSVKDCEGMISSFDVDGDGCINFEEFKKMMTGAS; encoded by the coding sequence ATGGAGAGAAATTCAGACTCGAATCAACAACACGACGAAGTTGAGAAAGTCTTCAACAAGTTCGACGCCAACGGGGATGGAAAGATTTCGTCGGCGGAACTCGGCGCCGTGCTCAACGGCCTGGGCTCCGCAATGTCCGCCGACGAGGTGGAGCGCGTGATGTTGGAGCTGGACACAGACGGCGACGGATTCATCGACCTGAATGAGTTCAAGGCCTTCCACTACGGCGGCGGAGACGAGGGCAGGGAGTTGAAGGATGCGTTTGACTTGTACGACAAGGACAAGAACGGGAGGATCTCGGCGAGCGAGCTGCACGGGGTGCTCCGGAATCTGGGGGAGAAGTGCTCCGTCAAGGACTGCGAAGGAATGATCAGCTCCTTCGACGTCGACGGCGATGGCTGCATTAATTTCGAAGAGTTCAAGAAGATGATGACTGGGGCTTCATGA
- the LOC105158543 gene encoding transcription factor MYB114-like: MENNISSGVRKGTWTSEEDALLKKCIEDYGEGKWHLVPIRAGLKRCRKSCRLRWLNYLKPDIKRSHFTTDEVDLIMRLHKLLGNRWSLIAGRLPGRTANDVKNLWNGHIDKTRRAKVEKIITRSNILKPRSRIPSNLKVRRPSLETRETIPPSDLVSITNEGPDEYYKQYPSSEADECIRWWSNLLETTNMENVMVDDLEKQTGETSARLHDGDNVHRDNAILEGDGDEFGDLNIVDFGELMCDEW; the protein is encoded by the exons ATGGAGAACAATATTTCTAGTGGAGTGAGGAAAGGTACTTGGACTTCAGAAGAAGATGCTCTCTTGAAAAAATGCATTGAGGATTATGGAGAAGGAAAGTGGCATTTGGTCCCTATAAGAGCAg GGTTGAAAAGATGCCGGAAGAGTTGCAGATTGAGATGGTTAAATTATCTCAAGCCAGATATTAAAAGAAGTCACTTTACTACAGATGAAGTTGATCTCATTATGAGGCTTCATAAGTTGTTAGGCAATAG ATGGTCACTCATAGCTGGTAGACTTCCGGGAAGAACAGCAAACGACGTGAAGAACCTCTGGAATGGCCACATTGACAAAACAAGGAGGGCCAAAGTCGAGAAAATCATTACACGCAGCAACATCTTAAAACCCCGATCTCGAATTCCCTCCAACTTGAAAGTACGTCGGCCGAGCTTGGAAACAAGAGAAACAATACCTCCATCAGATCTTGTCTCTATAACTAATGAAGGTCCTGATGAATATTACAAACAATATCCATCTTCTGAAGCTGATGAATGCATAAGGTGGTGGAGCAACTTGCTTGAGACGACCAATATGGAAAATGTGATGGTTGACGATCTAGAGAAACAAACAGGGGAAACATCAGCGCGCTTGCATGATGGAGACAATGTCCATCGAGACAATGCGATCTTGGAAGGTGATGGAGATGAGTTCGGTGATTTGAACATTGTGGATTTTGGGGAACTTATGTGTGACGAATGGTAA
- the LOC105158541 gene encoding probable serine/threonine-protein kinase PBL25, translating to MGFSRNSCTNSIEPLHASFSSKAPALGPTDDHEYCENYEFDDFEVKFKSLLYKMIWDFGLGCVIPHRRRRSSGKNEEKEGNCGGHNLEHNKAWLLAESGGCGAEEPHSVHSSFRFSLCSQVELESMAVKSSCSSATVLMVNLDNGFLTDSKSKELKWRRIESLERSISPVAHSLIRFSYSEIFSATRNFSKGRVLGRGALSCVFRGRVGFRRTAVAIKRLDKEDKESSKAFCRELMIASSLHNRHIVPLVGFCIDAEEGLFLVYKYVSGGSLERFLHEKKRGVKGGPALPWSARYKVALGIAEAIEYLHNGTERCVVHRDIKPSNILLSSKKTPKLCDFGLASWTPAPSIPFLCKTVKGTFGYLAPEYFQHGKVSDKTDVYAFGVVLLELITGRKPIESKRGPGEENLVLWAKPLLQQGGLEKLLDPRLKFHPKNSTQVTRMVRAATACINNEESRRPEMSEIIRILRGDETRGLSRKKVILPANSTVIECYPQLQRTKSEMKSHFALAMLGVELEDDDYLYSR from the exons ATGGGGTTTTCAAGAAATAGTTGCACCAACTCTATAGAGCCTCTCCACGCCTCGTTTTCCTCCAAAGCGCCAGCTCTAGGCCCTACTGATGATCATGAGTACTGTGAGAACtatgaatttgatgatttcgAAGTAAAGTTCAAGTCTTTACTGTACAAAATGATCTGGGATTTTGGTTTGGGTTGCGTCATTCCCCACCGCCGGCGCCGGAGCTCCGGCAAGAATGAGGAGAAGGAGGGTAACTGCGGTGGCCACAATTTGGAGCACAATAAGGCCTGGCTGCTGGCCGAGTCTGGTGGCTGTGGCGCGGAGGAGCCACACTCGGTTCACTCTTCTTTCAGGTTCAGTTTGTGCTCTCAAGTTGAGCTCGAGTCGATGGCCGTAAAAAGCAGCTGTTCTTCTGCTACTGTCTTGATGGTGAATTTGGACAATGGTTTCTTGACTGATTCTAAGTCTAAAGAGCTGAAATGGAGGAGAATTGAATCACTGGAGAGGAGTATTTCTCCTGTTGCACACTCTTTGATTCGGTTCAGCTACTCAGAAATTTTCTCTGCCACAAGAAATTTCTCTAAAG GTAGAGTTTTGGGAAGAGGAGCATTGAGCTGTGTGTTTAGAGGAAGAGTGGGATTTCGAAGAACTGCAGTGGCAATTAAGAGGTTGGATAAAGAAGACAAGGAATCATCAAAGGCGTTTTGTAGGGAATTGATGATTGCTAGTTCTCTGCATAATCGGCACATCGTTCCCCTGGTGGGATTTTGCATTGATGCTGAGGAGGGCTTGTTTTTGGTCTACAAGTATGTTTCCGGTGGAAGCCTAGAGCGATTCTTGCACG AGAAGAAGAGGGGAGTGAAGGGTGGCCCTGCACTTCCTTGGTCGGCCCGGTATAAGGTTGCCTTGGGAATTGCCGAGGCAATTGAGTATTTGCATAACGGAACGGAAAGATGCGTTGTTCATAGGGACATTAAGCCCTCAAACATCCTTCTTTCTTCAAAAAAGACACCCAAG TTATGTGACTTCGGATTAGCATCATGGACTCCTGCACCATCAATTCCATTCCTTTGCAAGACTGTTAAAGGCACATTTGG GTACTTGGCTCCTGAATATTTCCAGCACGGTAAAGTATCCGATAAAACTGATGTTTATGCCTTCGGGGTCGTGCTCTTGGAACTAATAACCGGCAGGAAGCCAATTGAGTCAAAAAGAGGACCAGGAGAAGAAAATCTGGTTTTGTGG GCAAAGCCACTACTACAACAAGGAGGCCTGGAAAAACTGCTTGATCCACGTCTAAAATTCCACCCAAAGAACTCAACTCAGGTAACCCGTATGGTTCGAGCAGCAACTGCCTGCATAAACAACGAGGAGTCCCGCAGGCCCGAGATGAGCGAGATCATCAGGATACTGAGAGGAGATGAGACCAGAGGCTTAAGCAGAAAGAAGGTTATCTTGCCAGCAAACAGCACTGTGATTGAATGTTACCCTCAGTTGCAACGAACAAAGAGCGAGATGAAGAGCCACTTTGCATTGGCCATGCTGGGAGTTGAGCTTGAGGACGACGATTACCTGTACTCCCGGTGA